A single genomic interval of Burkholderia cepacia ATCC 25416 harbors:
- the murB gene encoding UDP-N-acetylmuramate dehydrogenase has protein sequence MPMPPDDSALSLFPDHPLAAHNTFGIAATARLAARVTHASQFEALHRDPRVANLPRLVLGGGSNVVFTRDFDGIVLLDEIKGRRVVREDDDAWYVEAGGGENWHAFVAWTLEHGMPGLENLALIPGTVGAAPIQNIGAYGLEMKVYFDSLVAVELATGRSERFDAARCAFGYRDSFFKREGAGRFAIVSVTFRLPKQWAPRLGYADVTRELDARGIAPDAAAPRDVFDAVVAIRRAKLPDPLVLGNAGSFFKNPVIDAAQFEALRARAPEIVSYPQPDGQVKLAAGWLIDRCGWKGRVLGAAAVHDRQALVLVNRGGATGADVLALARAIQADVRAHFGVELEPEPVCL, from the coding sequence CCGCCCTGTCGCTGTTTCCCGACCATCCGCTCGCCGCGCACAACACGTTCGGCATTGCCGCGACCGCGCGCCTTGCCGCGCGCGTCACGCATGCGTCGCAATTCGAGGCGCTCCATCGCGACCCGCGCGTCGCGAACCTGCCGCGGCTCGTGCTCGGCGGCGGCAGCAACGTCGTGTTCACACGCGATTTCGACGGTATCGTGCTGCTCGATGAAATCAAGGGCCGCCGCGTCGTGCGCGAGGACGACGATGCGTGGTACGTCGAGGCCGGCGGCGGCGAGAACTGGCACGCATTCGTCGCATGGACGCTCGAGCACGGGATGCCCGGCCTCGAGAACCTCGCGCTGATTCCGGGTACGGTCGGCGCCGCGCCGATCCAGAACATCGGCGCATACGGTCTCGAGATGAAGGTGTATTTCGACTCGCTGGTCGCGGTCGAGCTGGCGACCGGGCGCAGCGAGCGCTTCGATGCCGCGCGCTGCGCGTTCGGCTATCGCGACAGTTTCTTCAAGCGGGAAGGGGCTGGCCGGTTCGCGATCGTGTCGGTGACGTTCCGGCTGCCGAAGCAATGGGCGCCGCGGCTCGGCTACGCGGACGTCACGCGCGAACTCGACGCCCGTGGCATCGCACCCGATGCGGCCGCGCCGCGTGACGTGTTCGACGCCGTCGTCGCGATCCGCCGCGCGAAGCTGCCCGATCCGCTCGTCCTCGGCAACGCGGGCAGCTTCTTCAAGAATCCGGTGATCGATGCCGCGCAATTCGAGGCGCTGCGCGCCCGCGCGCCCGAGATCGTGTCGTATCCGCAGCCGGATGGCCAGGTCAAGCTCGCGGCCGGCTGGCTGATCGACCGCTGCGGCTGGAAGGGGCGCGTGCTGGGCGCGGCGGCCGTGCACGACCGCCAGGCGCTCGTGCTCGTCAATCGCGGCGGCGCGACGGGCGCCGACGTGCTCGCGCTGGCGCGGGCGATCCAGGCCGACGTGCGCGCGCATTTCGGCGTCGAGCTCGAGCCCGAACCCGTCTGCCTGTAA
- a CDS encoding DUF3579 domain-containing protein: MAETPPTEFFIQGITKDGKKFRPSDWSERLAGVMACFGPGASGPNARLKYSLYVRPTMLGDLKCVILDSRLRDVEPMAFDFVLNFAKDNNLVVTEACELPDYDAKK; encoded by the coding sequence ATGGCTGAAACCCCTCCGACCGAATTCTTCATCCAGGGCATCACGAAAGACGGGAAAAAGTTTCGCCCGAGCGACTGGTCGGAACGTCTGGCCGGTGTGATGGCCTGCTTCGGGCCGGGGGCGAGCGGGCCGAACGCGCGTCTCAAGTATTCGCTCTACGTGCGTCCGACGATGCTCGGCGACCTCAAATGCGTGATCCTCGATTCCCGGCTGCGCGACGTCGAGCCGATGGCGTTCGATTTCGTGCTGAATTTCGCGAAGGACAACAACCTCGTCGTCACCGAGGCGTGCGAACTGCCGGACTACGACGCGAAGAAGTGA
- the murJ gene encoding murein biosynthesis integral membrane protein MurJ, whose amino-acid sequence MNLFRALLTVSGFTLLSRVTGLARETLIARAFGASQYTDAFYVAFRIPNLLRRLSAEGAFSQAFVPILAEFKNQQGHDATKALVDAMSTVLAWALAVLSVFGIAGASWVVFAVASGLHTDGQAFPLAVTMTRIMFPYIVFISLTTLASGVLNTYKSFSLPAFAPVLLNVAFIAAAVFVAPHLKVPVFALAWAVIVGGVLQFLVQLPGLKKIDMVPLIGLNPLRALRHPGVKRVLAKMVPATFAVSVAQLSLIINTNIASRLGQGAVSWINYADRLMEFPTALLGVALGTILLPSLSKAHVDADSHEYSALLDWGLRVTFLLAAPSALALFFFATPLTATLFNYGKFDGHTVTMVARALATYGIGLVGIILIKILAPGFYAKQDIKTPVKIAIGVLIVTQISNYVFVPLIGHAGLTLSIGVGACLNSLLLFLGLRKRGIYQPSPGWLRFFVQLIGAALVLAGLMHWLSISFDWTGMRTQPLDRIALMAACLVLFAALYFGMLWVMGFKYAYFRRRAK is encoded by the coding sequence ATGAATCTATTCCGAGCCCTGCTGACGGTCAGCGGCTTCACGCTGCTGTCGCGCGTGACCGGACTGGCCCGCGAGACGCTGATCGCCCGTGCGTTCGGCGCCAGTCAATACACCGACGCGTTCTACGTCGCCTTCCGTATCCCGAACCTGCTGCGCCGCCTGTCCGCCGAAGGCGCGTTCTCGCAGGCGTTCGTGCCGATCCTCGCCGAGTTCAAGAACCAGCAGGGGCACGATGCGACGAAAGCGCTCGTCGACGCGATGTCGACGGTGCTGGCGTGGGCGCTTGCCGTGCTGTCGGTCTTCGGGATCGCCGGCGCATCGTGGGTTGTGTTCGCGGTCGCGTCCGGCCTGCACACCGACGGGCAGGCGTTCCCGCTCGCGGTCACGATGACGCGGATCATGTTCCCGTACATCGTGTTCATCTCGTTGACGACGCTCGCATCCGGCGTGCTGAACACGTACAAGAGCTTCTCGCTGCCCGCGTTCGCGCCGGTGCTGCTCAACGTCGCGTTCATCGCCGCGGCCGTGTTCGTCGCGCCGCACCTGAAGGTGCCGGTGTTCGCGCTTGCATGGGCCGTCATCGTCGGCGGCGTGCTGCAGTTCCTCGTGCAGCTGCCGGGCCTGAAGAAGATCGACATGGTGCCGCTGATCGGCCTCAACCCGCTACGCGCGCTGCGCCACCCGGGCGTGAAGCGCGTGCTCGCGAAGATGGTGCCCGCGACGTTCGCGGTGTCGGTCGCGCAACTGTCGCTGATCATCAACACCAACATCGCGTCGCGGCTCGGGCAGGGCGCCGTGTCGTGGATCAACTACGCCGACCGCCTGATGGAATTCCCGACGGCGCTGCTCGGCGTCGCGCTCGGCACGATCCTGCTGCCGAGCCTGTCGAAGGCGCACGTCGACGCCGATTCGCACGAGTATTCGGCGCTGCTCGACTGGGGGCTGCGCGTCACGTTCCTGCTCGCGGCACCGAGCGCGCTCGCGCTGTTCTTCTTCGCGACGCCGCTCACGGCGACCCTCTTCAACTACGGCAAGTTCGATGGGCATACCGTCACGATGGTCGCGCGCGCGCTCGCGACCTACGGGATCGGCCTCGTCGGCATCATCCTGATCAAGATCCTCGCGCCGGGCTTCTATGCGAAGCAGGACATCAAGACGCCCGTTAAAATCGCGATCGGCGTGCTGATCGTCACGCAGATCTCGAACTACGTGTTCGTGCCGCTGATCGGCCACGCGGGCCTGACGCTGAGCATCGGCGTCGGCGCGTGCCTGAACTCGCTGCTGCTGTTCCTCGGGCTGCGCAAGCGCGGCATCTACCAGCCGTCGCCGGGCTGGCTGCGCTTCTTCGTGCAGCTGATCGGCGCGGCGCTCGTGCTCGCGGGCCTGATGCACTGGCTGTCGATCAGCTTCGACTGGACCGGGATGCGTACGCAGCCGCTCGATCGCATCGCGCTGATGGCCGCGTGCCTCGTGCTGTTCGCTGCACTATATTTCGGTATGTTGTGGGTGATGGGCTTCAAATACGCTTATTTCAGAAGGCGCGCCAAGTGA
- the argF gene encoding ornithine carbamoyltransferase, translating into MTAKTIRHYLQFKDFSLEDYEYVLERTGILKRKFKNYETYHPLHDRTLAMIFEKNSTRTRLSFEAGIFQLGGHAVFMSTRDTQLGRGEPVEDSAQVISRMVDIIMIRTFEQEIIQRFADNSRVPVINGLTNEYHPCQVLADIFTYYEHRGPIAGKTVAWVGDANNMLYTWIEAAQILGFKLRLSTPPGYALDMKLVSPDSAPFYEVFDDPNEACKGADLVTTDVWTSMGFEAENEARKQAFADWCVDEEMMGHANPDALFMHCLPAHRGEEVTAGVIDGPQSVVWDEAENRLHVQKALMEFLLLGRLKH; encoded by the coding sequence ATGACCGCCAAAACCATTCGTCACTACCTGCAGTTCAAGGATTTCTCGCTGGAAGACTACGAGTACGTGCTCGAACGCACGGGTATCCTGAAGCGCAAGTTCAAGAACTACGAGACCTATCACCCGCTGCACGACCGCACGCTCGCGATGATCTTCGAGAAGAACTCGACGCGCACGCGCCTGTCGTTCGAAGCCGGGATCTTCCAGCTCGGCGGCCACGCCGTCTTCATGAGCACGCGCGACACGCAGCTCGGTCGCGGTGAACCCGTCGAGGATTCCGCGCAGGTGATCTCGCGGATGGTCGACATCATCATGATCCGCACGTTCGAGCAGGAGATCATCCAGCGCTTCGCGGACAACTCCCGCGTGCCGGTGATCAACGGCCTGACGAACGAATACCACCCGTGCCAGGTGCTCGCCGACATCTTCACGTACTACGAGCACCGCGGCCCGATAGCCGGCAAGACCGTCGCGTGGGTCGGCGACGCGAACAACATGCTCTACACGTGGATCGAAGCCGCGCAAATCCTCGGCTTCAAGCTGCGCCTGTCCACGCCGCCCGGCTATGCGCTCGACATGAAGCTCGTGTCGCCCGACAGCGCGCCGTTCTACGAGGTGTTCGACGATCCGAACGAAGCGTGCAAGGGCGCCGATCTCGTCACCACCGACGTGTGGACGAGCATGGGCTTCGAGGCCGAGAACGAGGCCCGCAAGCAGGCATTCGCCGACTGGTGCGTCGACGAGGAGATGATGGGCCACGCGAACCCGGACGCCCTCTTCATGCACTGCCTGCCCGCGCATCGCGGCGAGGAAGTGACGGCCGGCGTGATCGACGGCCCGCAGAGCGTCGTATGGGATGAAGCGGAAAACCGCCTGCACGTGCAGAAGGCACTGATGGAGTTCCTGCTGCTCGGCCGCCTCAAGCACTGA
- the rpsT gene encoding 30S ribosomal protein S20, producing MANSAQARKRARQAAKANSHNSALRSKFRTAIKSVRKAVEAGDQAKAAELFKAAVKTIDTIADKKIVHKNKAARSKSRLAAAVKGLQAAA from the coding sequence ATGGCTAACTCCGCACAAGCACGCAAGCGCGCCCGCCAGGCCGCGAAGGCAAACTCGCACAACTCGGCGCTGCGCTCGAAATTCCGTACCGCGATCAAGTCGGTTCGCAAGGCTGTTGAAGCCGGCGACCAGGCAAAGGCTGCCGAGCTGTTCAAGGCTGCCGTGAAGACGATCGACACGATCGCCGACAAGAAGATCGTTCACAAGAACAAGGCCGCTCGCAGCAAGAGCCGCCTCGCCGCGGCCGTCAAGGGTCTGCAGGCAGCAGCGTAA